CTTTCAGATCACAAAGAAAGGTGAAGACGCGTAAATAGAAAGGATAGGATTGTATTGTATTAGATCATGACTTCTTTGCAAGTGGAGAGGAAAAGTCAAGAAATGCACTGTAACGTGAACCGGTTTTGTTTATTTTAATTTGAATTACAACTAATGAACTAAACCAAACTCACCGTCCTTTCTTGTAATAATTAAACCCTAATTGTGTCACGTGTAGGAGGATGCCATCACAAATTTAATAAGTATGACTTTTTTTGACAAGTAACTCTGTTTAAAGCCTAAACCTAGTTTTGTTGGTCGAGGTATATAACTCTTTTACAAATTTAAAGCATGTTCCTCCCTAATGAGGAAATATCTCTGCACAATTGGAAAGAACTAACACATCTGTCAACAGTATTTACAGATTTGGCAGATAACACACAAGAAATAGTTAAAAGAGACCTACACAACAACAAAAACCCACAGAACGTTCCTCTTTTCTAGATTCAGAACTCAACAAAAGAGTTTAAGACATGCCCTTCCCATCTTCCTCTCCACCTAGCAAACCCAATCTTCTCTTGGCCACTTTTGATCTATAACACCAAACCTCAAAAGCCTCTGTCAGATCCGGATACACCCCATTCTTGCTTAACCACTCAGTCAATATCTCAGCTTGGTCTGAAGACACAAAGGAAGACTCCAAAGCTTGCCATATCTCTCCATCTATTTTACATCTCACCCCTTCCTCCTTATCTTCTTCTTGATTGGTTACAACTGAGTCAACAAGAGGCTTTGTTTTTCTTACAAAGGGAAGCCATAGTTTAACCATCTGAAGCCGTTTCACTGTTGGTAATATCACAGTTCCGTAACCAATCACCTCCACAACTTTCGAAGTCACCTCAGTGACCTTAACTCTTATCTCCACCGTCTCTGCACCCGCTTCCATCGCTTCAACTACCTTAGCTAACTTCTCAGTTGTGTCAACCCATGTTACAACAAAATCTCTCACCATTTCCATCTTTGTTAGTATCTGAAACGCCCATGACAAATTCGACACAACCATCTTTAAAGACAACCCGTTCTTGCTACTGACCTCTTCTAGACACTGGAAGAATCTAGCAAAGAGACTCTTCACACATTCCTTTACTTCAATCTTGATTACTTCATCAGCAATCAACAACGGAGCATCGTCATCTTCGGTTATCATATACTCAATCTGTTCCTGAGCAGATGCTTTTATGTCACACAAGGGCTGAGGTGGAGACGAGGTAGCGAATCTAAAAGCCGACGAAAAGATTCCAGCAACAGCAGACTGATCAACCTGCTGTAAACGAGCAAGAACCGGCTCTGCTTCCGGTCCAATCATCGGTATAACCCTCAACATCTCTTCCTCTTCACCTTCCTCCCAAGGAACAGCTTCCAAGTAGTTCACACAAGCAGTGACAACCAGAGGACAATCCAGCTCCTTGGCAACACAGAGAATCCCCAACGCGCTTTTCACGTTATGACACAAGTGATGATCCTCAGGGACATCATCATCAGAGCCAACAACGTAGAGAAGTCTTAAGAGATTGATGTGATAGAGAATCACCATGAAAGATAGAAAGAGTGAGATCTAGTTACAACACAGACCACCAGAAGTAAGATCAAGTACATGGATAAATACAGAGAGCAAAAAACTTTTAATTACTCTAACCCTAACCGATCAAAGCTCAACTTCATCCTCATCACGTCTAGATTCTTCTCCTTCAGTTTCATTATTTGCTTCTGTGTTTCCTGCATCAAAAAAAACCAGTCATTATCACTATCCTTAACTTTATTATTATTACATTATCACAATCACCATCTCATCATAATCCTTTTCTTCATCCTCACCGCCTGCACTTTCATTGTTTGCCTCTAAAAGTCGTACACCGCAGCCTTTGACCTTCAAGGTTTTATGGCGGACTCTGAACACAAAAGTAAGCTCGCTGAAAGTGGTTTCTTCGGCTTCAGGACAATCCTGGCTTAGAAAGAAAGAATCTTCAAATATATACATATGGTCTCCATGTCTATATATAATAGCAAACTCAATTTTGTTGGCTGATGACATCATCACTTTTTTATAGGAAAATAAAATCTAAATCCAACGGTTGAGTTTATCGATACTTTGTAATCTAACGGATAAAATTTTCTTCCCTTTATAAAATCCAACGTCAGCAATCTCTTTCAGCAAAAGACGTGTTCTTTTGCCCTAAATCAACGTTTCTCTAAACGACACACTCCTTCATATACGTCCCGTTGTAAAAGGTATCTCATTTGTTTTCTTTTGGATCAACGCGTCTTATCAATTACACCCCTTTGGAGTCGCCTCTTTTTTCAATCTATATATATGGTAGTTTCAAATTAATTTTCCCTCATTCACTCATCGTCCAAGTTTTTAAACATATTTATTTTCCTCTCATACAGTTCCATCATTTCTTTCGTATCTGTTTTTGTCTCTGCAATATTTTATTTCGATGTCACTCTTTCGTTAATTATAGGAAAGTAAATCAATCAGTGACAGTGGTTTTTGTTTTATTTGAAGGGGCATCTATCTCTTTTAAAGTGTTTCCGATTGCATAGGAGGAGATGGAGTGAATCATGTCTTCTTTTTGGCCAACTAAGATTACTTACCGATTTCGAATTTATTTTGTCTCTGACATTGGTACTTTCCAAGTTTTTTACTGCAGTTAATTATAATGTTTTCTACTCAATTTTCATTTCACTTTTCTGTATTTTTGTTAATTGGTATTTGATGCTTTGCCAGAAGAACTGATCTGAAAGTCGCTTTTTCTATTTTCTAATTCTATTGATGTCCCTTTTCATACGTGTATTGTTCAAACAACACCCAATTATAATTGAATAAGGAACAATTCTCTTTAAGGCACTGAACCATGTGGGAGACAAACGTTTGAAAAACAGAGAAGGTGAAAATTGGTTGACCGAAGAATTTGATTACGGTGGTGATTGTTTCATTAGTTTTTAGTTTTTGGTTTTTAGATTTTAGCTTTTGGTTTTTAGATTTTAGTTTTTGGTTTTCAGTTTTTGGTTTTTAGTTTTTAGATTTAGATTTTGGTTTTGAGAAAAAGACAAAAATAGCACTAAATCAAGTTTTTGTTCCCAAACTAGCACTCAAGGTCAAAAGTCACAAAAATAGCACTTAATGTTTTATCAAAAGTCACAAACTTAGGGTTTAGAGTTAAAGGGTGGGGTTTAGGGTTTAGGGTTTAGGGTTTAGAGTTTAGGGTTTAGGGTTTAGAGTTGAGAAATGAGGTTTTGGGATATGATTTCAAATTTTGAAAAATAAAAAAATTAAAATTTTCAAAGGATAAACTTAGAAAGGTGCTATTTTGGTCATTTTAGTTTTTGAGTGCTATTTTTGTGATATAAACTTAGAAATGTGCTATTTTGGAGATTTGCCCTTTGGTTTTTGGATTTGCTGTATTTTTTTAAAATTTTCAAAAATTAACTAATACATTACTTTAAAATAATATAATAAAATAGAAATAAATATTTAGATTTTACAATTTAAATTTATCAAAATACTATGATTATTATTTTAAAATAAAATACAATAACATATTTTAATTATTATATATTTTAAAAAATATATTATATTAAAATATAAATGATACAAAAATAAAAATACATAAAATTTTGAAACTAATTATTAATTTTCTTATATAAATTATTTATATTTTCTTAAAGTTGAATGGCTATTTTTATAATTCACGACTATACAATATATTTTATTAATAAAACATATTATGTTTTTATAATTTTTTGTTATTTTTAATGTGACTAATAATTATTAAAATAATTCAATTGTTTTATTTATAGAAACTAATAACTAAGTTTTAAAATTAAATAATATTATTTATAAAATATATAAATTTATTTACAGATATGAAACACAAATTAAAATATTTCATATTATTGTTTAAATGATATCTAATGTACAAAATATTTTATGATAATTTTAACTTTTATGAAAATTTTATTTATTAATTATTAATTAATTATAATGTAGTAGTTTCTACAAAAAAAATCAAAATTCGTGTTTCTTCATAAAAGCTCACAAAAGTTGGTTTTTGGTTTTTCTTCATAAATTGGTTAAAGTTTTCAAAAACTAGTTTCCCTAAATTTTAGGGAATCTATTTATTGAAAATCTTGATTGGCAACTGAGATGGTTTTTAGAAAAACTAAAACTAAAACCAAAAACTTGATTGGATGAAAAATGGTTTTTACAAAAGCAAAAACCAAAAACTAAAGCAAAAACCACAAAAAAATCAACCTCTATGTTTTCCCAGAAACTAATTATCCCAGAAACTAATTGGCTTACGAACCTGCCAATATACTAACTGCTTTTATTTTGATTGTACCATGTTCGTTTGATGCTTTAACTAGACACAGAAGACACAGTTATCATATACTTAAACTCTACCATACATAGAAAAGGAGTTAGTGAAGAATTTGATGGTTTGAAGTTAAGTGATACTATGTAAAAGTCATTTATGAATCTTTTTTTTTTGGGTTTCAAAAAAGTTGATCCAGATTATTGGGAAGTTGTAATTAAAATATTTTTAAGAGGGCAAAAACAGTCGTGCGTGCGTTGAAGTGGGGAAGTTTGAACTTGGAGAAAGAAGTGGAGAGACTCATACGGTAAGTTCCTATGAGCATTTTTGATCTTTATGCAGGGTGTTACAAATCAGTGAATTACAAATACAAACATTGGTTCCGATCAGTGACATGTAGTATTAATACTGAATTACAGTATGATTTGTAATTCAATATAACTTGAAGTAAAAATTAATCATAAGTTCAGTTAAAAAAAAAATTAATCCTAAGTTTATGTGGTAAGTTTGCAATAAAAAATAAGAGTTAATATTTTTAAAAACTATTAACTGGTAACCTTTTTGATATATAAATTGCACATAATTTTAATAAAATAAATGAACATATATACATATAAATAGTAAAATATTTATCAAAAACAAATAAACCATTAAGATGTTTGTTGACGAAAAACCCATTAAGATATTTTAAAATATTTTAAATAAGTATTAAATTTGAAAAATAATATATATTATTATCTAAATATTATAATGTACTAATAATATCTATTCTAATAGCAAAAATAAATGAAATGAAATGACGTGATGCCACACTAACTTAGGGTCATGTATATAGAATTTTCTGATTGGTACTTTTGAAAAATTAAATAAAATTAATGCTTAAAATTTTGTATAATAATTAGTTAAAAGTTTGAATAATTTGAAAAATAGGAACAAGAATGATTATAAAAACCTTTGACTAGCACAAAATTAGGTAGAGTAACTTGTAACATGAAAGTTTTTCAAAATCACTATTTTTATTTTTACTTTTTAGACAGAAAAATCAATTAACTTTGTAAATCAACTTCTAATACATGGAATTTTGGTTGATGTTGATTTAAGTTTTGATTTAGCAATTTTATAAAGCATCTAAGTCAAAATGGTAACTCAACTATAACACATGTTAAATCAAACTTAAAATAAATAAATAAAATAAATTTAATGCATGATTGATAACATTTTTACGATCATAAGTCAAACTTAATCAAGTCTAGTCTATCACATGACACCAATAAAAGCCATTAACTCTTCATAATATAACTTACTCTATGTATTAATGTGAATTATATGCTTTTGTTTTTTTGTACTGGTTAAAATGTTATTTAGTTGTATTACTCTCATTGTCCCTCAAAAAGAAACACTGCCATATTTGAACCAATAGAAAAATAAATTTTGCATAAAATTAATAAATTTTGCATTGAAAATCGAAAATGACACTTATTTTGTAACGAAAAAAATTCTCTAAAACGACACTTAATATGAAACGGAGGGAGTATAAAATAGCTTTGGAAAACACACAAAAAACACAGAAGTCTCAATTTATATCTCTTGTACCTTAACTTTAAAAAAATAAAAGTTTTATTGTCATATTTACAAATGGATCTTTAGTCAAAAAAAAAAAACAATCTACAAATGGATAACGTGTTATTCAATGTTGGATAATGGTCAAAATACTCGAAGAGTGATCTCATGCACACTTTAACCATTATCCAACTCATAGTTCATAACAATTAAAGTTACCCAACATTTTTCAACCTTTTTTTTTTTTTGCTTAAATCATTTTTCAACCTTTCTACCGCCAGTTATATAATCTTTGAATGTTAACCAATTATGTAAATGATCCTAAATTCTATAAGGATATATTGCCTTACAGTTTACAACAGAATACATAGTCCCTTTGGAGATGAGTATGTTACATTGGTTAATATGAAAGAGATGAAGAGTGGAAAATATGCAAGAAAGTAGCATCACTTTTAGTTCAAAAAAGAAGAAGGTAGCATCACTTTGATACACCAGATGACCAGAATAATTGCGTATTTTATCTTTCAGTTAGTTCACTGAAAAAATAAAATTCATACGAAGGCATATTGAGCAGATTAGATCTTACTAAATACATGAAGTTCTAGGATTAGCTTTTTAATTTCAGTCAAATATTTTAAAACAAATTCATTGTTGAAAATCTTGGAATTGAAATGATAAATAAAATAAAAAAGTTCTTATAAGAGTTCTGTTTTAGGCCTCCATTAGTAGAGCTGATGGCAAAACAGTAGCAGTATGCTATAGGAGCAGTATGCTATAGGAGCAGTATGCTACAGCTCTCATAAATGTAATTAATAAAGTAACTGATTGAACAATAAATTATTTATATATAAAATTATCATATAAAATTAGTATATGATATACAATTTTCTTATTTATGAATAATATAGATATGTTATACTTATAATATATATATATATATATGATTTTATATTTTTATTTACAATAATGAATTATATTTAATTTAATAATATTTTGAATGTGAAATAATTTTATTGAAAATAATTTAATTTTTTAAATATTAATTTTCAACAAATAAACAAATTTCGGAAATAGAATTTTAAAAATAAAATTTCTATATTTTTTTTTAAATTGAAATTTTATTTTATTTTATTTTTTATTTTTTAGTTTGCTGTCAAAAAAAATTTAATTATTTTTTAAAAAATTAAGTTTAAAATTTATTTTTTAATATTAAATTTTAGTTTTGTTTCTAAAAATTAAATTTTAAATTCAATTTTGTTTCTAAAAATTAAAATTTTAGTTTCATTTTTTTAAATAAAGTTATATGGTTTTGGATATAAATATAATTTTGTGATATTATTATATAAAAAAGTTAATTATATTAATTATTTTAAAGATTTTATATATTCTACATGCAAATACTCTACCAAAATCTTCATATGAAAACATTGGATATAGAGCATTTGGAGAGCATTTGTACTATCTAAATGCTATTCTAAATTATTGTTTTTAAATTGTTGATTAGATAATATAAAACATAATGTTTATGCTAATGTTCTGCCAATCAAACCATTATCATCATATATTTTATGATTATAACCATTTATTTCAAACTTTATTTATTTGTTTTTTATAAAGAAATTTTAACTTAATTTATTTCATTTTGTACAATATCTTTTCAGTTGTAGGTTTAATTTCATGATGCTTTAAATTATAATTCTGAGATAAAATTATTATGTTATATCTAAACTATTTCAAGATAGTCCCAAACTGCATAACAATTTAGAGTTACTAATACAAATTTCATTTCATATCTATTTTCGATATAAAATTTCGCAAAATATGTTTCTCAGAAGATTAGAGATATATAAAATATCAAGTATAGTCTAGAATTTTTCATATGTTAAATTCTCAACAAAATATGTATAAAACAAAAGCCAATAAAGCATCATACAAATATGTTTATTTATCATCTAGCAGACAAGATCTTTTTTTTCTTTATACAATCTGACATCCTTTAACTGTTCGAACAAAAAATGTAACCTTCTCTGATATATTTTTATCCGGTTTTCTTAACTTCTAAATAGTGCATCTTTTTACACGAATCTTTGATTATATAAATAATGCACCCTCTAAATTCTTAATACACAACACCATCATTGTCAAAGTAAATTTCTGGATTTACCCTCATAATTTGATTTCCCTTGCATCGGGACATCAAATTGGTTTGTTACTTCCTCTTGTGGATTTGTTTGTTATTAGTTTATGGCCGGTTTGCGTCCATGATTAGGTAGCATACGAGGTTAACTGGTAGTGGTAGAAAGAACTCCATAAACAAATACATGCAACTCTTCGTTGAATATATGTGAACATAGGAAATTATTCATTAAATATATGTGCCTCCTCGCATAGTATCATTTAATTGTCTATATATATGAGTTCTTACAAGTAGAAGAAGACATCTTTATTCATAACAGAATTAATTCTAGAGGGAGAGTAAAAACGTTTCTTTTACATGTCTCTTTTAATTTTTGAATTTTGCATGCATCCTCTTAATTCCTCATACACACTACAATCATTGTTAAATTAGTGAAATTTATGGATTCTACCTTTAAATATTTTTTTTGCAGAGAGAGAGAGAGAGAGAGAAAGAGAGAGAGAGAGAGAGAGAGAGAGAGAGAAATACAATAGAAAAGTGTTGACAAAAATGTGCAGCTTTAACAAATATTTATATATTATTATAGCATTTAACTTAATATTTTAGAATCATATTATTTTATCATTAAGTTTTATTATTTTTATATTTTATACTTTGAAAATTTGTGTTTTCTGTATTTATCCATTTATTTCTAACTATATGAATTACAATTTAGTGAAAACATTTTACATTTGTCTATTGTTAAATTAATGCCCATCATTTTATATATAATTATTTTAAAATTTATGTTTTTACTTAATATATAGTTTCTAGTACAAATAATAGAGATGGCATATGGAACTGGTTTGATCCACCTCGGACTGTGATGCCATTCTGTTTACCCCTGACGGAATAAGACATGCCCGTCAAAGAGTTCCCAGTGGCATCCCCGAGATGATCATATACATTTGACAACAAGATACAAGCTTTGAATCTGAAGAATGAAGGTAGAGGTCGTCTTTTTGTCGAATTGATCGTTAAGGAATCTGAATTGGCTTGGTGAGTAAATTGTGAGCTCTAACAAATTTTTGCAGTTCATGAGACTTAATTCCTCAAGACTCGTTGCTTTTGAGAGATCAGGAAGAATTTTCAGATTCCCAGAGGAACTCAAATCCAACACCTTGAGGCATGGGAGAGGCTATACAAAAAAAAAAAGAAAGAAATATGAGGTTTAGAGAAATGACTTTTTTTTTTTGTAACACTGCTGCTTCCATTCATAAACTTAAAAGTTCAAAGGAGAAAATACATAAGCTTCATTCAACAGGGCTTGTTTTGCTAAAGCATCAGCAGCCTTGTTGTCTGATCGCTGAATCCAGCTAAAGGAGACATAATCAAAAGCAAATGAAAGGTTTGAAATGTCGGAGACAATTCCATAAATCTGAGAATTAGGAGCCTCTTCATGGATAGCTCGTATGAGCTGGAGAGAATCAGATTTGCAGCTTACACGCCGGATGCCCTTGGCGATGCAGCAGATGAGAGCTTCTCGTAGAGCCAGTCCTTCAGCAACCAGAGGGGAGTTGACAAAGTGGCAGTGTGCCATAAAGGAGCTAGATTGTCCTTCTTCTTTTATAGTCCATCCTAGTCCCGCCAAGTTGATGTCTGTCCTCCATGCCGCATCTGAGTATTTTTACTTTAGTTCCCTCCCAAAGCATCTCGAGTTCGCTATGGGGCATGAATAGTTCAACAAGAAACTTGCCAGAGAACTTGGAAGGCCAAAATCTCAATGGACAGTCGTCCCAATGTAGCAATATGAGTTTGCCGGGAAGACAGTAGAGCCCATCGGGTGTGCGTAAGGTATTAGGGGCAAAGGATAGAAACTGGAGATTATTCATCCCTTGGAAAGCGCTTTTACTTATGTGTATTGCCTTGCCCGTACTCAACCACATGCCTAGAACATTTCCAGTAGCCTAGAATAAATTATTCACAAAGAGCAAAATCTCAGCTTCAAAAACACGAAAATAGTATCTTCGTCAGTAAAATACAGACAAAAACTCTCTGAATGACACACAGAGAAAAGTAAAAAACCTTCCAGCCACAGCTCCCGATATAGGTTCTTACCTAGCGGTCCAACAGCACACGGTATTACCTTTCTACCCGGTTTAACCCCCTTTTGGCAAAAACCGCTTACCTTTTCTCCACCTTTCTTCAAAATCTTACCTTTCCTGGGTGAAACCGTTGGACAATACCTTACCTTGGACTTTAACCCACCGGGTTCTTCCCCCGACCCAGGTTGTAGGGACCGCCGGCGCCTCCCTTTCTCTACTTGACCGTCAGCCTAAGAAGATATGAAGAGTACAGACGCTATCCAAACCTCCCCAATGGTCTCAACCTTCTAAGTCTGAAGTTCTACCATGTCGCTCCCTATTACCTGGTGGTTCTACGGCTGCTAGTACTCCTGCAACATTTGTAGCAGATTGGAAGATCGGAATATACTCGCTACCCTCCATTACTCCACACCATTTACTACATCCTTGTAGTTAGCTGCATTTACTCAGTTACCATCAAAACCCTTCTCTCTGCTCCGCTCATACTCAACAACCAGAACTTATAAAAGGGCGAAACACGAAGGAAATGGCTCAGAGATACTCCAGATCTGAGAAAGGAAAGTGGGTAACTGACCATAGCAAACAACCCCGACGTCCTCCGGTCCTCATCCCGGAGCCAGAGAACAACTCTCTTGTGGAAGCAAACAAATTTACTCTCATTGGACGTGTTACGAACCCACATGTCCAGAAGCCAAGAGCCCTAGTGGAGTTTTTCTTACAACATTGGTCCGTCGCTGGACAGTTTACGGGTAGAGATCTTGGTCCTTATCTCTTTCAGTTCACCTTTGAATCTGAACGTGACTTGCAAACCATCCTCAACAAGTCCCCCTTTCACTTTAAAAGATGGATGCTGATCTTGCAAAGATGGGAACCTATTGTTTCTGATGGCTTCCCGGCTACCATCTCCCTCTGGATCCGAATCCATGGGATTCCCTTACACTACTGGACTGAACAAACGCTTCATACCATCGGCTCGGAAATAGGAGTGGTGGAGACTAAGGACGTGAAACAGGGCAGAGTAAGGGTTCAGGTTAATGGACTTAACCCCTTGGAGATGACCCTCGACATTACTCTAGCTGCGGGAGGAGCTAAGAAAGTGGAATTAGAGTATGAGAAGCTGGAGAAACATTGCTTCCTCTGCAAGTCCTTAACTCATGAAAAAGAAGACTGCCCTCAAAAACACACTCTCGGAGGCTCTAGGACAGAGGTGAAGGACATCAATTACTCAAAAACTCTGGAAAATCTTGACTCCTACCGAAGAGCAAAGGATGATAGGAAGGAAGAAAGATATCGTAACTCCTACTATCACAACCGAGATAAAGACAACCACTCTCATTACAAGTATCGTGAGGGTACTTATGAAACCCCAAGAGGAATAAGACAGAGGACTCCACCTAGCTCTCACAACCAACGAGAATTTTACAACAAAGACGCTTCAAGCACTCTATTGGGGGATA
The DNA window shown above is from Brassica oleracea var. oleracea cultivar TO1000 chromosome C3, BOL, whole genome shotgun sequence and carries:
- the LOC106330133 gene encoding BTB/POZ domain-containing protein At3g05675-like, yielding MKVQAETQKQIMKLKEKNLDVMRMKLSFDRLLYVVGSDDDVPEDHHLCHNVKSALGILCVAKELDCPLVVTACVNYLEAVPWEEGEEEEMLRVIPMIGPEAEPVLARLQQVDQSAVAGIFSSAFRFATSSPPQPLCDIKASAQEQIEYMITEDDDAPLLIADEVIKIEVKECVKSLFARFFQCLEEVSSKNGLSLKMVVSNLSWAFQILTKMEMVRDFVVTWVDTTEKLAKVVEAMEAGAETVEIRVKVTEVTSKVVEVIGYGTVILPTVKRLQMVKLWLPFVRKTKPLVDSVVTNQEEDKEEGVRCKIDGEIWQALESSFVSIILALPSSDQAEILIEWLSKNGVYPDFTEGDQKLPREDWVWWEGHILNSFVEV